The genomic window GATACAGTCATCATAATTTCGAAGTGTTTATGCAAATAGTTCGTTTATTCACATTATGACTTTTCAAGGGATCGCTATCAGTTTTTCGACAAACGAAAACACTCACTGCGGGGTTATTTTCAGATGTAAACAAAGACACCTCAAAACGACAACTCGCCACCACGTTGACAATATCTGAGCCGAATTCATAAAACACCAGCGATCTATCACCGCCCAAAGCGCCACCATGGTAACTATCCAAATGGCGAGATACAATCACCTCACCCTCCATGTGGCACCGTTGGAGCGTGACTTCCCTATCCCAAACAACAGGCACAGTAAAAACATGAAAGCCGCCATACTTCAAAACGCGCCAAATTTCAGCACTAGCTCTCCTCACATCCGGCACGTGTTCCAGCGTGTCGGACGTAAGCACCAAGTCAAAACTCTCTGAGGCATACGAAAGGCTCATTAAATCTTCTGAACGAATTGAACTATCATTTGACCCATATTCCGAATAGCACAATTTTGAAAGTCGCTGCAAAAATGGATGTAATTGCCCACACGAGTTAATTTCTGCCACTCGAAGGTCATGAGCTTCCGCGGACGCAATAAAGCTCGAAAATGACCCTGCCTTTTCCCTCGTAATATCAGCACTCATCATTGTCAATACATGCGCCATAAAGCGACTTCTCTCATTGCAACCACACCAACCGCAAAAGGCTCCTTCACGCCGGGAAAATCTTTCTTCCCATATTGAGTTTAAGCCCCAGTCCTTGACAAGTTGAACTGGCATGCCGCCACCCCGTCGCACTAACGCCCTAACACCGCAAACAGTACAGGGGCAGTCTCCCCGCAAAACGCCCATCATGACCCACACCCTTCGCGTCAAATATCGCCACAAATCGCGCATCTTCCGACCAGACATCATAAATCGACGCCCAAACAAGGCCCTCACAAGACTGACACTTTCATGTTTTTTAATGATGCCATAGTTGTCATTTTAATTAGACCTGATAATCACGATACTGAAAAAGGTGGTTTCAAAAGCTATCCTTGGCCGGCGGGAAGGGATGCCACCATTACACTCCTTCCCCATCGCAAACTGATCGACGGCATATTTCCGGGCCACATAATCTCCATAAGTGTTAATACTCATCCTTGTTTTACCTCTCCTCGCACATTCGGACTTAAAATGGCGCACATCACTGTCCGGCGCGATCCGGTAATGACATGTTCTCCTTGCAATAAGGCTTTCATCATACGCACATATTTCAATATGCGACACCCGAATACCGCCTCGATAAGGCGCGACATATGGGATCTCTGTATCGCAGAGGAAGGCATTAATAAAGCATAGTGCTGGTCAAATACAGAGGATCGGGAGGGAAGGTTTCTCGGGAACCGATACCTGCATAATGACAGTTTCTTGCGCGAAAATAGAGAGAAATCTGCGAAACTCACAGAACAGCCGAGTTTCGCACCCAAACCTCGTACACCCTCTTCACTAAACCACCAGAGATGAACAGGCGGCGGGTCGGTTTCCCAAAGCACACCGCTATCATAAAAAGAGCGATTCGGGGTTGTTACTATCAGTTGCCCATCTGGCGCAAGCAATTCCAATGAAGCTTTGAAAATGTCGCGAGGGGTGGCTACGTGCTCCACTACCTCACACATAATAATAACGTCATACTGCCCTGCCCCCACAACACGATATCGATCTACATCCTCACATATAAAGAAATCCCCATATCGTTGACGCGCCGCGATCACCGCCTTCGACGAAACATCCAGACCCGTGGCACAATAACCGGCTCGACGAAGCGCGTAGGTGAGATACCCCAATCCGCACCCAATATCCAAGATACGAAGAACACTCTTTTGCGTCGCAGCCTTAACTTTTAGATATTCACGAACCCCCCAATAAACATCCTCAGCACCTGCCAGATAATCCAATGGATTGTCCGCAGTCAGAACGTTTGCGGCATGCTGGAAGTATCGATCATACCCCGAAATCTGAGTCCCATGCTCATAAATTTGCTCATAAATATGTGAATCTGTCTCCAGGGGAAAGGCCATTGCCGTTCCACATTTTTCACAAACCATAATATCGTACTTACGATTAGCCACATACCCCGGATGTCCTGAATATCGCAGAGCTAACGTCCCATCACAAAGCTGACATGGCTGACGGTCGGTTGCAATCTGATCATCCTTCATTCCGCATTCTCCTTGAAAGCACTAACCCCAAACCAAACACCAGCAACCCCTCAATATTTGCCAGCGCAATACCCAGAGCACCCAAAGCAACCCAGCATTTCGCAAAATAAAGCACGGAAATCGCCCAAAGGATATTCATCAGGAAATTGGTCCACATTCGACCGGAAGCCTCCCATAACTTCACCGTCGGTGCTTGGAGCAACTGAATAAATGCCGACACCTGCAATACTACAAACGTCATCCATCCATGGCGAAAACCATTCCCATAGGCCCCCATGAGCCAAGGGCTAGAGACACATAATATACCCAGCAATGCACCACCCACCCAGATGTTAAACATACCCATCCACCGGAGCGTATGCTTAACTTCTACCGCAGACGTCCTGCCACCATGTGCCGCCATGATCGGCACTGCTATTTGCCCCACAAGCAAGGGCAAAAAGAGATAGGCGGACTTCCATTGAGTAGCGGCGTTCAGAATCGCCACTTCGGCATAACCATCTTGGCTGTGAACAATGATGAGATTACTTCCCCACTGAACCAGAACCACAAGCAGGTAACTTAAAAGAGAAGGAAAACTGTACGCCAGAAGGACTTTTCTTTCGCGAAACCAGTCAGCTAAAATCGAATGTACCCCATGCATGTGAAGCTGGCGCCTGAGCACATACCCGGAATATAGGACTGTAATTAATGATGATAGTGCTACCCCTAGAATTAACCCTTCAAGGTGGCCCCATATGCAGCCGGCAACTCCAAATATAAAAGACGATATGCTTCCTAGCAAATAAACCAGTGACAACTCTCTGAACGACTCCAAACCGTTCAGGGCTCCTTGCTGCACCCCACCTATAGCGCCAAACACAATCAGTAATGCGGACAGACAAAGCACTTTGTTAAGGCCGGGCGCAGCCATGATATTGTCCGCCATCCATGAGGATGATAGCACCACTGTGAGCGCAATCCCCACTCCCAGTGCTGTCACAACGACGTAACAAAGCATAAGAACCGACGCCGCTCGAGCCGGATCATTTCTCCGGTATTCTGCCAGATGCTTGGTAGTCGTCATGCCAAGCCCGAATCCAGCCACAGTCTGAAACACACCTATCGTACTTTGTATTAAGCCAAAGGCACCGAACATCTCCCGTCCAAGGATTCTTGCGATGACAACCGAAGAAATCACGCCAATAAACCTTGCTCCGCCCCCTCCAACCACCATCCACCCGGTGCCTTTCGCAAAACGCATCAACAGTTGCTTCATAAGCCAACTCCTGCGACAGTGAAGCTGGCCATTTTCATGAGGAAACCCTCTCTAAAACAGCACAATATTGTTCCATGCCTCTCTTTTCGCTGAAATTATCCCTATTAAAACCCGGGTTCATGGGAAGAGGCGTTTTGGCCGCTTTGGCGAGTAAGACCGCCAGAGACTCCGGAGGGTGAGGGGAAAACCTATATCCTGCATCCACTACTACCTCAGGAAGACTCGTCGTATCGGCCACAATAGCGGGACATCCACACGCCATGGCCTCCAATGGGGGAAGCCCGAATCCTTCAGCGAGGGAGGGATAGACAAACAACTCCGCACCACAATAGAGTGACTCCATGTCAACCGAGTCAATAAATCCAGGAAGACACACCTGCCTCGCGGCCAACTTTATCTTCCCCATTGCACTGTGAATATTACAAACCGGTTTCCGCAGGTCGTCAGGAATCTTGCCCGCCAAAACCAGGGCAGGGCATTCACACATATCACTCGCACGGCCATAGGCCTCAATTAAGCATTCTACATTTTTTCGATAGTCATAGCCTCCCACGTAAAGCCAATAACGTTGCGGCAAACCATACTTCGTTCGCACAGCATCTATCGCCCCGGGGGATCGGTTGTCGCCAGATCCCGGCGAGGGCCAGATGCCTATTGTCTCCAACGGAGGGAGGGTCCCTTGATATCGAGCCAGCGCAGAAGCTGTAAAACGCGAATCCGTGATCACCATGCTTGTTTTACGCACCCGTCGTAGTCGCGCCATGAGAATAAAACGCCGGAAAAGAAACCGTCCCATATACCGCTTAAATTGGAGCGGTATCAGATCATGCCATACCACTACCGACCGATTGGGCCAATTCCAGGAATAAAATGGTGATAAAGCCAGAAAGACGGCATCGGGATAATGACGCCGAACGTACCCACCTAACCGGTTTTGCCAGACGAACTCGGCTAAAGCCGGGTGCATGCAGAATGGATTCTTCAGCACAAGGGAATGTAGCCCGACAGGCACACAGTGTTTCGCATTTTCGGGAACGACAACAACAATCCGGGATGCTAAACGAGATTTAGCCAAAGCTTTTGCCAATCGTATTGCATACGAAGCCATGCCATGCCCGGCCTGCGCCAGCAACCACCCATCAATAATAATGTCTCGATTACACATCTGTCTCATTCCAACATTATCGGCCACGCGCGAATAAGGGCTCTCACTTTAAATCCCGAAAGCTCTTTATTATGGAACTCAGCAAAGCGGGCACCTATTATCGGCTTCATTATCACAACACCTTTTCCTTCACTCCAACTTGC from bacterium includes these protein-coding regions:
- a CDS encoding class I SAM-dependent methyltransferase gives rise to the protein MAHVLTMMSADITREKAGSFSSFIASAEAHDLRVAEINSCGQLHPFLQRLSKLCYSEYGSNDSSIRSEDLMSLSYASESFDLVLTSDTLEHVPDVRRASAEIWRVLKYGGFHVFTVPVVWDREVTLQRCHMEGEVIVSRHLDSYHGGALGGDRSLVFYEFGSDIVNVVASCRFEVSLFTSENNPAVSVFVCRKTDSDPLKSHNVNKRTICINTSKL
- a CDS encoding glycosyltransferase family 1 protein, with product MADNVGMRQMCNRDIIIDGWLLAQAGHGMASYAIRLAKALAKSRLASRIVVVVPENAKHCVPVGLHSLVLKNPFCMHPALAEFVWQNRLGGYVRRHYPDAVFLALSPFYSWNWPNRSVVVWHDLIPLQFKRYMGRFLFRRFILMARLRRVRKTSMVITDSRFTASALARYQGTLPPLETIGIWPSPGSGDNRSPGAIDAVRTKYGLPQRYWLYVGGYDYRKNVECLIEAYGRASDMCECPALVLAGKIPDDLRKPVCNIHSAMGKIKLAARQVCLPGFIDSVDMESLYCGAELFVYPSLAEGFGLPPLEAMACGCPAIVADTTSLPEVVVDAGYRFSPHPPESLAVLLAKAAKTPLPMNPGFNRDNFSEKRGMEQYCAVLERVSS
- a CDS encoding methyltransferase domain-containing protein, which encodes MKDDQIATDRQPCQLCDGTLALRYSGHPGYVANRKYDIMVCEKCGTAMAFPLETDSHIYEQIYEHGTQISGYDRYFQHAANVLTADNPLDYLAGAEDVYWGVREYLKVKAATQKSVLRILDIGCGLGYLTYALRRAGYCATGLDVSSKAVIAARQRYGDFFICEDVDRYRVVGAGQYDVIIMCEVVEHVATPRDIFKASLELLAPDGQLIVTTPNRSFYDSGVLWETDPPPVHLWWFSEEGVRGLGAKLGCSVSFADFSLFSRKKLSLCRYRFPRNLPSRSSVFDQHYALLMPSSAIQRSHMSRLIEAVFGCRILKYVRMMKALLQGEHVITGSRRTVMCAILSPNVRGEVKQG
- a CDS encoding oligosaccharide flippase family protein is translated as MKQLLMRFAKGTGWMVVGGGGARFIGVISSVVIARILGREMFGAFGLIQSTIGVFQTVAGFGLGMTTTKHLAEYRRNDPARAASVLMLCYVVVTALGVGIALTVVLSSSWMADNIMAAPGLNKVLCLSALLIVFGAIGGVQQGALNGLESFRELSLVYLLGSISSFIFGVAGCIWGHLEGLILGVALSSLITVLYSGYVLRRQLHMHGVHSILADWFRERKVLLAYSFPSLLSYLLVVLVQWGSNLIIVHSQDGYAEVAILNAATQWKSAYLFLPLLVGQIAVPIMAAHGGRTSAVEVKHTLRWMGMFNIWVGGALLGILCVSSPWLMGAYGNGFRHGWMTFVVLQVSAFIQLLQAPTVKLWEASGRMWTNFLMNILWAISVLYFAKCWVALGALGIALANIEGLLVFGLGLVLSRRMRNEG